From a single Pigmentibacter ruber genomic region:
- a CDS encoding substrate-binding periplasmic protein translates to MLKIKLPQAFFLFLFFWFEQFSYAQDNFFNLYTEDYAPYNMPKDDTNGDNENEIVGSATDIMKEIFKRANIKYKMELLPWARAYNNALTKKNAVVFAASRTEEREKLFKWVGPIGENDWVLFSLANPHSKMPYIKIKSLEEAKNYVIGAYKGDATSNYLHSISYLKVEDTNLDLNNEKKLQAGRIDLWASGKQLGNWFFKKNKIINIVPVYTLKTSILYAAFNKETDEKVIEKLNATLKDIQKDGTYAKIINKYAN, encoded by the coding sequence ATGCTAAAAATAAAATTACCCCAAGCCTTCTTCCTTTTTTTATTTTTCTGGTTTGAGCAATTTAGCTATGCTCAAGATAATTTTTTTAATTTATATACTGAAGATTATGCGCCGTATAATATGCCGAAAGATGATACCAATGGTGACAACGAAAATGAAATCGTTGGAAGTGCTACAGACATAATGAAAGAAATATTTAAGCGGGCAAATATTAAATATAAAATGGAGCTTCTTCCATGGGCAAGAGCTTATAATAACGCCTTAACTAAAAAAAATGCTGTTGTTTTTGCTGCATCAAGAACTGAAGAACGCGAAAAATTGTTTAAATGGGTTGGGCCGATTGGCGAAAACGATTGGGTGCTATTTTCATTAGCTAATCCTCATAGTAAAATGCCTTATATTAAAATAAAATCTTTAGAAGAAGCAAAAAACTATGTTATAGGGGCTTATAAAGGAGATGCAACATCAAATTACTTACATAGCATAAGTTATTTAAAAGTAGAGGATACTAATTTAGACCTTAATAACGAAAAAAAACTTCAAGCTGGTCGAATTGATTTATGGGCTTCAGGAAAACAATTAGGAAATTGGTTTTTTAAAAAAAATAAAATTATAAATATTGTACCTGTATATACATTAAAGACTTCAATACTATATGCGGCATTTAATAAAGAAACAGATGAAAAAGTAATTGAAAAATTAAACGCTACCTTAAAAGATATACAAAAAGATGGTACTTATGCAAAAATAATAAATAAATATGCAAATTAA
- a CDS encoding metallophosphoesterase has protein sequence MRTVRIENINSFVVISDVHLREPGDLNSQILLENLDKIKLKHYTKKIDAIIFLGDIFDFITVSKTFFIKIWVDVFDKIKELKNLGIKTIFLEGNHDFGFEHFHSKKLDDIFSYYGDFILEFDHPELGRTVMRHGDNLICLPSYQKPRAFFKSYLFQKIANLLVPGFLMHFICTNYAKRSRNKGETYNALTAPFLRNCLEDYFKIYNENNSKQINTLFLGHIHVYLKIVFQQVRLFVGPDWFSNPNYFVFYDSRENERIFTKNDNIKQFDISKS, from the coding sequence GTGAGAACAGTAAGAATAGAAAATATTAATAGTTTTGTCGTTATTTCAGATGTGCATTTAAGAGAACCGGGTGATCTAAACTCTCAAATACTTCTTGAAAATCTTGATAAAATTAAACTTAAACATTATACAAAAAAAATTGATGCTATTATTTTTCTTGGGGATATATTTGATTTTATTACAGTATCCAAAACATTCTTTATTAAAATTTGGGTTGATGTTTTCGATAAAATAAAAGAACTAAAAAATTTGGGTATAAAAACTATTTTTTTAGAAGGCAACCATGATTTTGGATTTGAACATTTTCATTCAAAAAAACTAGATGATATTTTTTCATATTATGGTGATTTTATTCTTGAATTTGATCATCCTGAACTTGGTAGAACTGTTATGCGCCATGGTGACAATTTAATTTGCCTTCCCTCATATCAAAAACCTAGAGCTTTTTTTAAATCTTATTTGTTTCAAAAAATTGCTAATCTTTTAGTTCCAGGCTTTTTAATGCATTTTATTTGTACAAATTATGCTAAAAGAAGCCGGAATAAAGGAGAAACGTATAATGCATTAACAGCTCCATTTTTAAGAAATTGTTTAGAAGATTATTTTAAAATTTATAATGAAAACAATAGTAAACAAATTAATACCTTATTTTTAGGCCATATCCACGTTTATTTAAAAATAGTCTTTCAACAAGTTCGTTTATTTGTTGGACCTGACTGGTTTTCAAATCCAAATTATTTTGTTTTTTATGACTCCAGGGAAAATGAAAGAATTTTTACCAAAAATGATAATATCAAACAATTTGACATCTCCAAGTCTTAA